In a genomic window of Erigeron canadensis isolate Cc75 chromosome 5, C_canadensis_v1, whole genome shotgun sequence:
- the LOC122599596 gene encoding AT-hook motif nuclear-localized protein 5-like, with protein MDGREGIPSFYLNRGFRGSGSNAGSGNQGGGFNVPPPGFKTQSNPNMSPHGHSNMRVASSMGPPFHLEHNPQPSSYPHGFNMDGGGSGGAGNDDDDHGGAIISIPTPGSVKNESIVKKKRGRPRKYAPEGGSHMALALTPASSVASPDPNTPTPQKKRGRPRGTGRKQQLANVGEWMHNSAGSAFTPHIIHIGVGEDVAEKILAFAQQRQRALCILSGNGSVSSVTLRQFSSSGGTVTYEGRFEILCLSGSYLLAESGSPRNRTGGLSISVCSADGQVIGGAIGGKLIASTLVQVVVSSFLFGGAGDITKAKTPTDPPSGDEKSPGVQLN; from the exons ATGGATGGAAGGGAGGGAATTCCATCCTTTTATCTTAATAGAGGGTTTCGTGGGTCGGGTTCGAATGCCGGGTCAGGTAATCAAGGTGGAGGGTTTAATGTCCCTCCACCAGGTTTTAAGACTCAGTCAAACCCTAATATGTCACCTCATGGACATAGCAATATGAGGGTAGCTTCCTCAATGGGCCCACCATTCCATTTGGAACATAACCCGCAACCATCTAGTTATCCGCACGGATTTAACATGGATGGTGGCGGAAGTGGTGGTGCTgggaatgatgatgatgaccatGGTGGTGCTATAATATCCATTCCCACCCCTGGAAGTGTGAAGAATGAGTCTattgtaaagaaaaaaagagggaGACCAAGAAAGTATGCACCTGAAGGGGGGTCTCATATGGCATTGGCACTGACACCGGCATCCTCGGTTGCATCACCTGATCCAAACACACCGACACCGCAAAAGAAGAGGGGGAGGCCTCGTGGTACTGGAAGGAAACAACAGCTTGCAAATGTTG GTGAATGGATGCATAATTCGGCGGGATCGGCTTTCACACCTCATATCATTCATATAGGGGTTGGAGAG GATGTTGCAGAAAAAATATTAGCGTTTGCACAGCAGAGGCAAAGGGCTCTGTGCATCTTGTCAGGCAACGGTTCTGTGTCTTCCGTGACATTACGTCAATTTTCGTCTTCTGGCGGGACCGTCACTTATGAG GGTCGTTTTGAGATACTGTGCTTATCGGGTTCTTACCTGCTTGCTGAAAGCGGTAGCCCCCGTAATAGAACTGGCGGTCTTAGTATTTCTGTTTGTAGTGCTGATGGTCAAGTGATCGGTGGTGCAATTGGTGGTAAACTTATTGCTTCTACCCTAGTACAG GTAGTGGTTTCTAGCTTCTTGTTTGGCGGTGCTGGAGATATTACAAAGGCAAAGACTCCAACCGACCCACCATCAGGAGATGAAAAGAGTCCTGGAGTTCAGCTTAACTAG
- the LOC122599686 gene encoding glutathione peroxidase 1, translated as MAAQFTPNTKTLYDFTVKDAKGNDVDLSVYKGKVVLVVNVASKCGLTNSNYEELNQIYLKYKDQDFEILAFPCNQFGAQEPGSNEEIADFVCTKFKSEFPIFDKIDVNGENSAPVYDFLKSGFYGILGGDIQWNFSKFLVDKEGKPVDRYYPTTSPLTIERDIQKLLGLL; from the exons ATGGCCGCCCAATTCACTCCCAACACCAAAACCCTTTATGATTTCACTGTCAAG GATGCCAAGGGTAACGACGTAGACCTTAGCGTTTACAAGGGAAAAGTTGTACTTGTTGTTAATGTTGCCTCCAAGtg TGGGCTGACAAATAGCAACTATGAAGAACTGAATCAGATATATTTGAAGTATAAGGACCAAG ATTTTGAGATCTTGGCATTTCCATGCAATCAGTTTGGAGCTCAAGAGCCTGGAAGCAACGAAGAGATAGCTGACTTTGTTTGTACCAAGTTCAAATCAGAATTCCCCATCTTTGATAAG ATCGATGTAAATGGTGAGAATTCTGCACCAGTGTACGATTTTTTGAAATCAGGTTTCTATGGGATCCTTGGGGGAGACATCCAATGGAACTTTTCcaagtttttggttgataaagAGGGTAAACCTGTTGACCGCTACTACCCAACAACTTCTCCTCTTACAATCGAG aGGGACATTCAAAAGCTCTTGGGTCTTCTGTAG
- the LOC122601793 gene encoding kiwellin-1-like has translation MMKPNRANLLALLMILSVAFLAATTEAQVCSASGRLRGKKPPGNHCNHHNMAECCKEGHFYDIYHCSPPVSKRTEAILTLNSFEKGGDGGWASQCDEKFHSDKTKVVALSTGWYNHGKRCLKFITIYGNGRSVKAKVVDQCDSTMGCDDEHAYQPPCRNDIVDASNAVWEALGVPRKDWGWMKVTWSD, from the coding sequence ATGATGAAACCAAATCGAGCTAATCTTCTAGCACTCTTAATGATCCTTTCTGTCGCTTTTCTTGCTGCAACTACTGAAGCACAAGTATGCAGCGCGAGTGGCCGCTTAAGGGGAAAGAAACCACCAGGGAACCACTGCAACCATCACAACATGGCAGAATGCTGCAAGGAAGGGCACTTTTACGACATTTATCACTGCTCGCCACCCGTCTCAAAGAGAACAGAAGCTATTTTGACCCTAAACAGCTTTGAAAAGGGTGGGGATGGGGGCTGGGCATCACAGTGTGACGAGAAATTTCACTCTGATAAGACTAAGGTGGTGGCGCTGTCAACTGGTTGGTATAATCATGGGAAAAGGTGTCTCAAGTTTATAACGATTTATGGCAATGGGAGAAGCGTGAAAGCTAAGGTGGTTGACCAGTGTGACTCGACCATGGGGTGTGATGATGAACATGCTTACCAACCACCCTGCAGGAACGATATTGTGGATGCTTCGAATGCTGTTTGGGAGGCTCTTGGCGTCCCAAGGAAGGATTGGGGTTGGATGAAGGTTACCTGGTCCGATTAA
- the LOC122599316 gene encoding probable phospholipid hydroperoxide glutathione peroxidase: protein MSISSARVFNNLISTHKNIFFFSRPLLSSLQIKSFSSNYSPIITKRSLLSTRFCSKNKTQQVFGLRSIQSMATQSKQSVYDFSVKDAKGQDVDLSKFRGKVLLIVNVASQCGFTNSNYPELTTLYQRYKDQGLEILAFPSNQFNGQEPGTNEEIQEFVCTRFKAEYPVFGKIDVNGKAADPLYTFLRSSKGGILGDSIKWNFTKFLVDREGKVVDRYAPTTTPLSIEKDIKKLLGVA, encoded by the exons ATGTCTATTTCATCAGCTCGTGTATTCAACAATTTAATTTCTACCcataaaaatatattctttttttcaaGACCCCTTTTAAGCTctttacaaattaaatctttttcttcaaattatagcccaataattacaaaaagatCTTTGCTTTCCACAAGATTTTGTAGTAAGAACAAAACCCAACAAGTGTTTGGCTTAAGATCAATTCAATCCATGGCTACTCAATCCAAGCAATCAGTTTATGACTTCAGTGTTAAG GACGCGAAGGGCCAAGATGTGGATCTTAGCAAGTTTAGGGGAAAGGTCTTGTTGATTGTTAATGTTGCATCACAGTG CGGCTTTACAAACTCTAACTACCCCGAGCTAACTACCTTGTACCAGAGGTACAAAGATCAAG gtCTTGAGATTCTTGCTTTTCCATCCAATCAGTTTAATGGACAAGAACCAGGAACGAATGAAGAAATTCAGGAGTTTGTTTGCACTCGCTTTAAGGCCGAGTATCCTGTCTTTGGCAAG ATTGATGTGAATGGCAAAGCCGCCGACCCCTTGTACACTTTTCTGAGGTCGAGCAAAGGAGGGATTCTTGGTGACAGTATCAAGTGGAACTTCACAAAATTTCTTGTCGATAGAGAAGGAAAGGTTGTTGATCGCTATGCTCCAACCACCACTCCTCTTAGCATTGAG AAGGATATAAAAAAGCTGCTTGGCGTTGCGTAA